Genomic DNA from Halobaculum sp. MBLA0147:
TCGTGTGGGGCGCCGCGCTCACCCGCTTCCTCTCGCTGTCGGCGGGCCAGTTGGGCGACGACTTCGTCTCCGTCGGCCGCGTCCAGGGGCCGACGCTGAAGCTACTCGTCGACCGCGAACGGGAGATCCGCGCCTTCGACCCCGAGGACTACTGGGAACTGTTCGCGGATCTCCAGTCGCCAGCGGCCGCCGAGACGGAGACGGACGCCGCGACTTTCGAGGCGCAGTACTTTTACGAGGCCGACGACGGTACCGAGGCCGAACGCGTCTGGGACGAGGCGACCGCCGAGGCCGTCGCGGCGCGACTGGCGGCCGCCGAGACCGCGCCGGTCACCTCGGTGCGGCGGCGGTCGCGGACGGACGACCCACCGGCCCCGTTCGACACCACCGCGTACATCTCCGCCGCGGGGTCGCTCGGCTACTCCGCACAGCGGGCGATGAGTCTCGCCGAGGAGCTGTACACCGCCGGCTACGTCACCTACCCGCGGACGGACAACACCGTCTACCCCGAGGACTTGGACGAGCGAGAGTTGATAGAGACGTTCACGGAGGTGGAGCCGTTCGCGGACGACGCCGCGTCGCTGTTGGAGCGCGAGGAGATCACCCCGACGGAGGGTGACGAGGAGACGACCGACCACCCGCCGATCCACCCGACTGCGGAGGTCCCGAACCGGAGCGACCTCTCGGAAGACGAGTGGGAGGTGTACGAGTTGGTGGTCCGGCGGTTCCTGGCGACGTGTGCCGAGCCGGCGGAGTGGGAACACCTCCGCGTCGTGAGCGAGGTCGACGCCGTCGCGGACGGGGTCGCCGCCGGCGAGGAGGGGACCGCACAGGCCGACGGCGGCGTCGCGGCCGCCGCGAGCGAGGCGCCGTTGTCGCTGAAGGCGAACGGGAAGCGGCTCGTCGAGGCGGGCTACCACGACGTGTACCCGTACCTGTCTGCCAGCGAGACGCTGGTGCCGGACGTCTCGGAGGGCGAGGAGTTGGTCGTCACCGACAGCCGGTCGGAGGCGAAGCAGACCCAGCCACCTCGCCGGTACGGCCAGTCGCGGCTGATCGAGAAGATGAAGGAACTCGGCGTGGGGACGAAGTCCACCCGACACAACGTCATCGAGAAGCTGTACGACCGGGGGTACGTGGAGTCCGACCCACCCCGCCCGACGCGACTCGCGGAGGCGGTCGTCGACGCCGCCGAGGAGTTCGCCGAGCAGATCGTCACCGAGGAGATGACCGCCCAACTGGAGGCGGACATGGAGGCGATCGCCCGCGGCGATGTCGACTACGAGGACGTAGCCGGCGAGTCGCGCGAGATGCTCGACCAGGTGTTCGAGGCGTTGACCGACTCCCGCGACGAGGTGGGCGACCACCTGCGGGAGTCGCTGAAGGCAGACAAGCGACTCGGCCCGTGTCCGGAGAGCGACCACGACCTGCTGGTGCGACAGGCGCGGGGCGGCTCGTACTTCGTCGGCTGTGACGGCTACCCGGACTGTGAGTTCACGCTCCCGCTGCCGTCGACCGGGCGGCCGATCCTGCTCGAGGAGGAGTGCGAGGAGCACGGCCTCGCCCACGTGAAGATGCTCGCGGGCCGCAAGACGTTCGTCCACGGCTGTCCGGCCTGCAAGGCCGAGGCGGCCGACGAGAGCGAGGACGTGGTGATCGGGGTGTGTCCCGACTGCGGCGACGCGGACGGCGGGGAGTTGGCGATCAAACAGCTCCGGTCGGGCAACCGTCTCGTCGGCTGTACGCGCTACCCGGACTGTGAGTACTCGCTGCCGCTGCCGCGCCGCGGCGAGGTGGTCGTGACAGAGGAGACCTGCGCGGATCACGCTCTCCCGCACCTCGAGATCCACGACGAGGACGACGACGAGCCGTGGGCGCTGGGGTGTCCGATCTGTAACTACCGGGAGTACCAGGCTCGACAGGCCGGCTCGGAGTTGGAGACACTCGACGGGATCGGCGAGGCGACCGCCGAGAAACTGGAGGCGGCGGGGATCGACGACGTGGGCGAGTTGGCCGACGCCGACCCCGAGACGCTGGCCGAGGAAGTCGACGGCGTCGGCGTCGACACGATCCGCGACTGGCAAGACCAGATCGAGTAGCCGACCGGCGCTCTCCGTCTCCGTCTCTCTAGGTTTCTCCTCTTCTCCATCTCTCTCCCTACTCGTCTCTCTCCAGGTTTCTCCTCCTCTCCGTCTCTCCCTACTCGTCTTTCGTTCACCGAGGCGGTGAGTCTGTTCGCGTCCAGCCGACGGATAGTGTCGGTCCCGGGGAGCCCACCGCGACCGGGGAGTCCACGAACCTCGTCCCTGTGACCGGGCCGAAACAGGGCCGAGGGCCGGTAGCTCACATCGATGTGAGTCTTGTGTGAGCTAGAGCCACCAGATTGAAGTACCAGTGCGAAAACGGACTCACATGGCACGAGAGATCCGCGTCTCCGTGGACGACGACGAGGTGTTCGAGCGGATGCGAGCACGCAAGCGAGAGTTGGACCTCTCGTGGGAGGAGGTGCTCCACCGGGGGTTGCGCGACCGGGAGGGTGGGGTCGAGGACCTGGGCGACCGGATCGAGCGACAGGTGACACGGCGCGTCGAACAGTCGCTCGGCAGCGCGTTCGGCGTCGACGTGGGTGGGCCGGGCGACCGCGACCCGACGCCGGGGTACGAGCCGGACCCGCCGGGCGGCGTCGACCCGGCCGGCCCGTCGACCCCCGGCGACCCGACCGCCGGCACCGCCGGAACGGCCGGGACGGCGGGCGGTACCGGTGGACTCGACGAGGAGATGGAGACGCTGGCGAACGCGGAAGACGCCGTGTTGGCGTTCCCGACGCTCGCGGACGAGCCGCACAACACGGTGCCCTTGCGCGTGACCATCGAGACCGGGGCCGACGGGATGGCCGTCGACGTGGTCGCGGTGCGGACGAGCCGGGCGGCGGCCGACCGCAACCGCTTCGACCGCGGCGCGCGCCGCGCCATCGCCGAGGAGTTGGCCGGCGGCGGCACCGCGACGCTCTCGCTGGCGGCCGGCGAGGAGGAGTACCCCGTCGTGCCGGAGCTGTCGTGGGCGACCGAGGACGGCCACCCGACCGTCACCGAGGTCGAGATCGTGGAGGTGCGGTTCGGTGACTGAGACGGAGCGGAGCCACGGCGGTGGGACGGGAGCCTCCGAGTACGACGACACGGCGACGAAGACCGCCGAACACGGCGACGCGACGACGACCACCGAACACGGCGACGCGACGACGACCACCGAACACGTCGACGCGACTGCGGCGGCTGCCGACGAGACGGTGTTCGCGCTGTTGAGCGACGAGACGCGCGTCGACATCGTCGCGGCACTCGCGGCGGCCGACGCGACCGGCGGGGAGACGGACGAGGACGACGGCGCGTCCGGGCTGCGGTTCTCGACGCTGCGACACCGCGTCGGTGTCGCCGACTCCGGGCGGTTCAACTACCACCTCGGCCGGCTCCGCGGCACGCTCGTCGAGCGTGCCGAGGAGCGGTACGTCCTCACGCCGGCCGGCCGACGCGTCGCGCGGACACTCGTGGCACCCGCGGCGAACGAGGAGTCGTCCGCGAACGGGGAGTCGAGCGAGGCGGTCGCTCTCAGAGACGGGGAGGCGAGTACCCTCTAGGGCGTCGACGTGTCGAACTGAGCGAGTGTGAGACACCGCTGTCGACGTGTCGACCCGAGTGCGTGGGCGACGCGAGCCTCGCCGCGAGTCACACCGCCGGCAGGTCCATCGCGCCGAGCTGGCTCAACAGCGAGATCTGGTCGTGGAGCGCGAACGTCTCGACGATCTTCCCCCGCGAGACGCGAGCGATCGTGACACTCTCCCAGGAGACCTCCGTGTCGCCGGCCGGAATCCCCATGAACGCACCCGTCTGGACGCCGGTGAACCGCGTCCGCGAGATCAGCGTGTTCCCGTCGACGAACGTGTCGAGGACGATCGCCTCGAAGTCGGTGAACGCCCCCAACAGCCCCAGCGTGCTCTGTCGGTAGGCCTCGATCCCCTCGCTCATCCCGTTGTTCGTCTGGACGCGCACGTCCTCGGCGACGAACTCGTCGAGCCTGTCGAACGCCTGCTCGTTCAGCACCGTCTCCACGAACCGCTCGTGGAACGCCACGAGTCCCGCCTCGTCTGTACTCTCTGTCATACAACACCTACGCACCCGGGGTACAAGTAATATCGGATGTGTACCAAACGAGAGCAATTATTCCTGCTGCTATTTGTTCACACTTGTCTCAGTTCCCACGTACGTCGTAACTCTACCGGCTGCGTTGTCGATCTCTCCGATCTGTCGTTGCCTGCCGTCGCCGCTCCGGTGTTGCGACTCCAGTGTCTCCGTTCTGGCGTCGCTTTCGGGTGTCGGTGCGGCAAGTGACGTGTGAACGGCAGA
This window encodes:
- a CDS encoding DNA topoisomerase, yielding MELIVTEKDNAARRLAEIRSEGSFDTERRAGTNVYRWGATRCIGLSGHVVGLDFPPEYSDWRDVEPVELIDAPVQKEPTKEGIVAALRSLAAEADRVIVATDYDREGELIGKEAYEIVREAAPEVPVDRVRFSSITAREVNEAFANPDEIDFELAAAGEARQEIDLVWGAALTRFLSLSAGQLGDDFVSVGRVQGPTLKLLVDREREIRAFDPEDYWELFADLQSPAAAETETDAATFEAQYFYEADDGTEAERVWDEATAEAVAARLAAAETAPVTSVRRRSRTDDPPAPFDTTAYISAAGSLGYSAQRAMSLAEELYTAGYVTYPRTDNTVYPEDLDERELIETFTEVEPFADDAASLLEREEITPTEGDEETTDHPPIHPTAEVPNRSDLSEDEWEVYELVVRRFLATCAEPAEWEHLRVVSEVDAVADGVAAGEEGTAQADGGVAAAASEAPLSLKANGKRLVEAGYHDVYPYLSASETLVPDVSEGEELVVTDSRSEAKQTQPPRRYGQSRLIEKMKELGVGTKSTRHNVIEKLYDRGYVESDPPRPTRLAEAVVDAAEEFAEQIVTEEMTAQLEADMEAIARGDVDYEDVAGESREMLDQVFEALTDSRDEVGDHLRESLKADKRLGPCPESDHDLLVRQARGGSYFVGCDGYPDCEFTLPLPSTGRPILLEEECEEHGLAHVKMLAGRKTFVHGCPACKAEAADESEDVVIGVCPDCGDADGGELAIKQLRSGNRLVGCTRYPDCEYSLPLPRRGEVVVTEETCADHALPHLEIHDEDDDEPWALGCPICNYREYQARQAGSELETLDGIGEATAEKLEAAGIDDVGELADADPETLAEEVDGVGVDTIRDWQDQIE
- a CDS encoding ester cyclase, with amino-acid sequence MTESTDEAGLVAFHERFVETVLNEQAFDRLDEFVAEDVRVQTNNGMSEGIEAYRQSTLGLLGAFTDFEAIVLDTFVDGNTLISRTRFTGVQTGAFMGIPAGDTEVSWESVTIARVSRGKIVETFALHDQISLLSQLGAMDLPAV